The following proteins are encoded in a genomic region of Bradyrhizobium sp. SK17:
- the pgk gene encoding phosphoglycerate kinase: MARFRTLDDVNVKGKRVLLRVDLNVPMEGGRVTDATRLERVAPTITEISDKGGKVILLAHFGRPKGRDAKDSLKPVAEALSKVIKRPVAFAEDCIGEAAANAVAALKDGDILCLENTRFHKEEEKNDAGFVAELAKLGDIWVNDAFSAAHRAHASTEGLGHKLPAYAGRTMQAELDALGKALEAPTKPVIAIIGGAKVSTKIDLLENLVTKVDALVIGGGMANTFLHAQGIPVGKSLAEKDLAATALRIMEKANAANCAIILPVDAVVASQFAANAPSHAYGLDAIPADGMILDVGPQSIARIHSAIDDAATLVWNGPLGAFELTPFDRGTVVSAKHAAERTKARKLVSVAGGGDTVAALNQAGVAGDFSYVSTAGGAFLEWMEGKPLPGVEVLKNR; the protein is encoded by the coding sequence ATGGCCAGATTCCGCACCCTCGACGACGTCAACGTGAAGGGCAAGCGCGTGCTGCTGCGCGTCGACCTCAACGTCCCCATGGAGGGCGGCCGCGTCACCGACGCTACCCGGCTCGAGCGCGTTGCCCCCACCATCACCGAGATTTCCGACAAGGGCGGCAAGGTGATCCTGCTCGCCCATTTCGGCCGGCCCAAGGGCCGCGATGCCAAGGACTCGCTGAAGCCGGTCGCCGAAGCGCTGTCGAAGGTCATCAAGCGCCCGGTGGCCTTCGCCGAGGATTGCATCGGAGAGGCCGCGGCCAATGCGGTCGCGGCGCTCAAGGATGGCGACATCCTCTGCCTCGAGAACACCCGCTTCCACAAGGAAGAGGAAAAGAACGACGCCGGATTCGTCGCAGAGCTGGCAAAGCTCGGCGACATCTGGGTCAACGACGCCTTCTCCGCCGCGCATCGCGCCCACGCCTCGACCGAAGGCCTCGGCCACAAGCTGCCGGCCTATGCCGGCCGCACCATGCAGGCCGAGCTCGACGCGCTCGGCAAGGCGCTGGAAGCGCCGACCAAACCTGTCATCGCGATCATCGGCGGCGCCAAGGTCTCGACCAAGATCGACCTGCTGGAAAACCTCGTGACCAAGGTCGACGCGCTGGTGATCGGCGGCGGCATGGCCAACACCTTCCTGCACGCGCAGGGCATTCCGGTCGGCAAGTCGCTCGCCGAGAAGGACCTCGCCGCGACCGCGCTGCGGATCATGGAGAAGGCCAACGCGGCGAATTGCGCGATCATCCTTCCGGTCGACGCCGTGGTCGCCAGCCAGTTCGCCGCCAACGCGCCGTCGCATGCCTACGGCCTCGACGCGATCCCGGCCGACGGCATGATCCTCGACGTCGGCCCGCAATCGATCGCGCGGATCCATTCCGCGATCGACGACGCGGCGACGCTGGTCTGGAACGGGCCGCTCGGCGCCTTCGAATTGACGCCGTTCGACCGCGGCACCGTGGTGTCGGCCAAGCATGCCGCCGAGCGTACCAAGGCCAGGAAGCTGGTTTCGGTCGCCGGCGGCGGCGACACCGTCGCGGCGCTGAACCAGGCGGGCGTGGCGGGTGACTTTTCCTACGTCTCGACCGCGGGCGGCGCGTTTCTTGAATGGATGGAAGGTAAGCCGCTGCCGGGCGTCGAAGTTTTGAAAAACCGTTGA
- the gap gene encoding type I glyceraldehyde-3-phosphate dehydrogenase has translation MAVRVAINGFGRIGRNVLRAIAESGRKDIEVVGINDLGPVETNAHLLRFDSVHGRFPGTVTVDGDSIDLGSGKIKVSAERDPSKLPWKALGVDVALECTGIFTAKDKASAHLTAGAKRVLVSAPADGADATIVYGVNHDTLTKDHLVISNGSCTTNCLAPVAKVLNDTVGIETGFMTTIHAYTGDQPTLDTLHKDLYRGRAAAMSMIPTSTGAAKAIGLVLPELKGKLDGVSVRVPTPNVSVIDLKIVAKRETNVAEINEAMKRAAEQQLKGILGYTNAPNVSIDFNHDPHSSTFHMDQTKVQNGNFVRVMSWYDNEWGFSNRMADTAVAIGKLI, from the coding sequence ATGGCAGTCCGCGTCGCGATCAACGGGTTTGGGCGTATCGGCCGCAATGTGTTGCGCGCCATCGCCGAGTCCGGCCGCAAGGACATCGAGGTTGTCGGCATCAACGACCTCGGTCCGGTCGAGACCAATGCGCACCTGCTGCGCTTCGATTCCGTGCACGGCCGCTTCCCCGGCACCGTGACCGTGGACGGCGACTCGATCGACCTCGGTAGCGGCAAGATCAAGGTCTCGGCCGAACGCGATCCCTCCAAGCTGCCCTGGAAGGCGCTCGGCGTCGACGTCGCGCTGGAATGCACCGGCATCTTCACCGCCAAGGACAAGGCCTCCGCGCACCTGACCGCCGGCGCCAAGCGCGTGCTCGTCTCGGCGCCCGCCGACGGCGCGGACGCCACCATCGTCTACGGCGTCAACCACGACACGCTGACCAAGGATCACCTGGTGATCTCCAACGGTTCGTGCACCACCAACTGCCTGGCGCCGGTTGCCAAGGTCCTGAACGACACTGTCGGCATCGAGACCGGCTTCATGACCACGATCCACGCCTATACCGGCGACCAGCCGACGCTCGACACCCTGCACAAGGACCTCTATCGCGGCCGCGCGGCTGCGATGTCGATGATCCCGACCTCGACCGGTGCCGCCAAGGCGATCGGCCTGGTGCTGCCGGAGCTGAAGGGCAAGCTCGACGGCGTCTCGGTTCGCGTCCCCACGCCGAACGTGTCGGTCATCGACCTCAAGATCGTCGCCAAGCGCGAAACCAACGTTGCGGAGATCAACGAGGCGATGAAGCGCGCCGCCGAGCAGCAGCTCAAGGGCATCCTCGGCTACACCAACGCGCCGAACGTCTCGATCGACTTCAACCACGATCCGCACTCGTCGACCTTCCACATGGACCAGACCAAGGTGCAGAACGGCAATTTCGTGCGCGTGATGTCCTGGTACGACAATGAGTGGGGCTTCTCGAACCGCATGGCCGACACCGCCGTCGCGATCGGCAAGCTGATTTAA
- the tkt gene encoding transketolase, giving the protein MTQVDHTRMANAIRGLAMDAVEKANSGHPGLPMGAADIATVLFTKFLKFDAADTAWPDRDRFVLSAGHGSMLLYALLYLTGNKDMTLDQIKHFRQLGSLTPGHPENFHTKGIETTTGPLGQGIATAVGMALAEKMLAAEFGKKIVNHHTYVLASDGDLMEGISQEAIALAGVWRLNKMIVLYDDNGISIDGPTSIADSVDQVKRFKSAGWAAELIDGHDPQAIAAAITRAQKSNKPSLIACKTTIGFGAPTRAGTAKAHGEALGAAELKGAKEKLGISLEPFSVPDDVLKAWREAGARGAAEHKAWDEQFSQLGNRKRAEFERRIRHERPQALAKGLRAFKKGLLENPLNIATRKSSEAAIEVIAAAMPMEFVAGSADLTGSNNNKAKSATAFGAKTPKGRFIHYGIREHGMAACLNGLFLHGGFAPNGATFLVFTDYARGAMRLSALMGTGVVYVMTHDSIGLGEDGPTHQPVEHLSALRAMPNMRVFRPCDAVETAECWELALNRIDGPTVLALTRQNLPQLRTSAPNDNPCSHGAYELVAAQGDAKVSLFASGSEVQIAVEAQKQLAGRGIPTRVVSVPSLELLLAQPAERQNAIIGKAPVKIAIEAAVRWGWDAVIGHDGDFIGMHGFGASAPAKDLFPHFGITAEAVVNAATKRA; this is encoded by the coding sequence ATGACGCAGGTCGATCACACCCGTATGGCCAATGCGATCCGTGGCCTTGCCATGGACGCCGTCGAGAAGGCGAATTCCGGCCATCCCGGCCTGCCGATGGGCGCCGCCGACATCGCGACCGTCCTGTTCACGAAATTCCTGAAATTCGATGCAGCCGACACGGCGTGGCCCGATCGCGATCGCTTCGTGCTGTCCGCCGGCCACGGCTCGATGCTGCTCTATGCCTTGCTGTACCTCACCGGCAACAAGGACATGACGCTCGACCAGATCAAGCATTTCCGCCAGCTCGGATCGCTGACGCCGGGACATCCGGAGAATTTCCACACCAAGGGCATCGAGACCACCACCGGTCCGCTCGGCCAGGGCATCGCGACCGCGGTCGGCATGGCGCTCGCCGAGAAAATGCTCGCCGCCGAGTTCGGCAAGAAGATCGTCAACCACCACACCTACGTACTCGCCTCCGACGGCGATCTGATGGAAGGCATCTCGCAGGAAGCGATCGCGCTCGCCGGCGTCTGGCGGCTCAACAAGATGATCGTGCTGTACGACGACAACGGCATCTCGATCGACGGCCCGACCTCGATCGCCGATTCCGTCGACCAGGTGAAGCGCTTCAAGTCCGCGGGCTGGGCCGCGGAATTGATCGACGGCCATGATCCGCAGGCGATCGCGGCTGCAATCACCCGCGCGCAGAAGTCCAACAAGCCTTCGCTGATCGCCTGCAAGACCACGATCGGCTTCGGGGCACCCACCCGGGCCGGCACCGCCAAGGCGCATGGCGAAGCGCTCGGCGCCGCCGAGCTCAAGGGCGCCAAGGAGAAGCTCGGCATCTCGCTGGAGCCGTTCTCGGTGCCCGACGACGTGCTGAAGGCCTGGCGCGAGGCGGGTGCCCGCGGCGCCGCCGAGCACAAGGCCTGGGACGAGCAGTTCAGCCAGCTCGGCAACCGCAAGCGCGCCGAGTTCGAACGCCGCATCCGTCACGAGCGGCCGCAGGCGCTCGCCAAGGGGCTGCGCGCCTTCAAGAAGGGGCTCTTGGAAAATCCGCTCAACATCGCGACCCGCAAATCGTCGGAAGCCGCGATCGAGGTGATCGCGGCCGCGATGCCGATGGAATTCGTCGCCGGCTCCGCCGACCTCACCGGCTCCAACAACAACAAGGCGAAGTCGGCGACCGCATTCGGCGCCAAGACGCCGAAGGGCCGCTTCATCCATTACGGCATCCGCGAGCACGGCATGGCGGCGTGCCTCAACGGCCTCTTCCTGCATGGCGGCTTTGCGCCGAACGGCGCCACCTTCCTGGTGTTCACCGACTACGCGCGCGGCGCGATGCGGCTGTCGGCGCTGATGGGCACCGGCGTGGTTTACGTCATGACCCACGATTCGATCGGCCTCGGCGAGGACGGCCCGACGCACCAGCCGGTGGAGCATCTCTCCGCGCTGCGCGCGATGCCCAACATGCGCGTGTTCCGTCCGTGCGACGCGGTCGAGACCGCAGAGTGCTGGGAATTGGCGCTCAACCGCATCGACGGACCGACGGTGCTGGCGCTGACCCGCCAGAACCTGCCGCAGTTGCGTACGTCAGCGCCGAACGACAATCCGTGCAGCCACGGCGCCTACGAGCTGGTCGCGGCGCAGGGTGACGCAAAAGTGTCATTGTTCGCGTCCGGTTCCGAGGTCCAGATCGCGGTCGAGGCACAGAAGCAGCTCGCCGGGCGCGGCATCCCGACGCGGGTGGTCTCGGTCCCGTCGCTGGAATTGCTGCTGGCGCAGCCTGCCGAGCGGCAAAACGCCATTATCGGCAAGGCTCCGGTCAAGATCGCGATCGAGGCTGCGGTGCGTTGGGGCTGGGACGCCGTGATCGGCCACGACGGCGATTTCATCGGCATGCACGGATTCGGCGCCAGCGCCCCGGCGAAGGACCTTTTCCCGCATTTCGGCATTACCGCCGAGGCTGTCGTTAACGCTGCCACGAAGCGCGCCTGA
- a CDS encoding DUF4164 domain-containing protein, producing MSDRLANGSGNTEAPLADIDAATKRLMAALDALESSVERRREADRDENELASRIQALGADRSRLADELDGSLVKTRKLERVNRDIAEKLDAAIGTIRAVLAGGEGR from the coding sequence ATGAGTGATCGTCTCGCCAACGGGTCTGGCAATACCGAGGCACCGCTTGCCGATATCGATGCTGCGACCAAGCGGCTGATGGCCGCGCTCGATGCGCTGGAGAGCTCGGTGGAGCGCCGCCGCGAGGCCGACCGCGACGAGAACGAATTGGCGAGCCGGATCCAGGCACTCGGCGCCGATCGCTCGCGCCTCGCCGACGAGCTCGACGGATCGCTGGTGAAGACGCGCAAGCTCGAGCGCGTCAATCGTGACATCGCGGAAAAGCTCGACGCGGCGATCGGCACGATCCGTGCCGTGCTCGCGGGCGGAGAGGGCAGATGA
- a CDS encoding cell division protein ZapA, producing MSHINVTINGRQYRMACEEGQEVRLLKLAENLQQRVESLRGKFGEIGDARLTVMAALTACDELVDASARIRSLEEEVEQLRNARVAATDRARATQTAVSNALNAAAERIERTTQVLNRTIGGGIAIG from the coding sequence ATGAGCCACATCAACGTCACCATCAATGGCCGGCAATACCGGATGGCCTGCGAGGAAGGCCAGGAGGTGCGGCTGCTGAAGCTCGCGGAGAATCTCCAGCAGCGCGTCGAATCGCTGCGCGGCAAGTTCGGTGAGATCGGCGACGCGCGGCTCACCGTGATGGCGGCGCTCACCGCCTGCGACGAGCTGGTCGATGCCAGCGCGCGCATCCGCAGCCTCGAGGAGGAGGTCGAGCAACTGCGCAATGCGCGCGTCGCCGCCACCGACCGCGCCCGCGCCACCCAGACCGCGGTCTCCAACGCGCTCAACGCCGCGGCCGAACGGATCGAGCGCACCACGCAGGTGCTCAACCGCACCATCGGCGGCGGCATCGCGATCGGGTAG
- a CDS encoding 5-formyltetrahydrofolate cyclo-ligase, translating into MHASPSKAELRALALAKRDALSDEQRAAAAEALARRGAPFEITQGMIISGYAPIRSELDPAPLMKKLADKGARLALPCINARGQSLTFRSWSPQDRLMLGPLGIPEPSPAAAEVHPDVMLVPLAAFDKLGHRIGYGAGYYDYTFAHLRKAKHVIGAGIAFAAQETKAIPALSHDVPLDYVLTERKTFDFRSS; encoded by the coding sequence ATGCACGCATCTCCATCGAAGGCCGAACTTCGGGCCCTCGCGCTCGCCAAGCGCGATGCGCTGAGCGACGAGCAGCGCGCCGCGGCGGCCGAGGCGCTCGCCAGGCGCGGCGCCCCGTTCGAGATCACGCAAGGCATGATCATCTCCGGCTATGCGCCGATCCGCAGCGAGCTCGATCCGGCGCCACTGATGAAGAAGCTGGCCGACAAGGGCGCGCGGCTGGCGCTGCCCTGCATCAATGCGCGCGGCCAGTCGCTGACCTTCCGCAGCTGGTCGCCGCAGGACCGCCTGATGCTCGGCCCGCTCGGCATTCCCGAACCGTCGCCGGCCGCGGCCGAGGTGCATCCCGACGTGATGCTGGTGCCGCTCGCGGCGTTCGACAAGCTCGGCCACCGCATCGGCTATGGTGCTGGCTATTACGACTATACCTTTGCACATCTGCGCAAGGCCAAGCACGTGATCGGGGCCGGGATTGCCTTTGCTGCACAGGAAACCAAGGCGATCCCGGCGCTGTCGCACGACGTCCCGCTCGATTATGTGCTAACGGAGCGCAAGACGTTCGATTTCCGGAGTAGCTAG
- a CDS encoding TIGR00282 family metallophosphoesterase — translation MRILFVGDVVGRTGRTAITDHLPGMIRDWSLDLVVVNGENSAGGFGITEAIYQELLDAGADAITLGNHAWNQKEALVFIERAPRLIRPLNFPRHSPGRGATLVDTKNGKRALVLNAIGRVFMEPSSNDPFSAIDRELEACPLREGADAIVLDFHAEATSEKQGVGFFCDGRVSLVVGTHTHVPTADHQVLPGGTAYMSDAGMTGDYDSVIGMQKEEPLQRFLTGIPSGRFEPAGGVATLSGIAVETDDATGLAVKVAPVRAGGRLEPAVPGFWLS, via the coding sequence TTGCGTATTCTCTTCGTTGGTGACGTCGTCGGCAGGACCGGCCGCACCGCCATCACAGACCATCTTCCGGGCATGATCAGGGACTGGTCGCTCGATCTCGTCGTCGTCAATGGCGAGAATTCCGCTGGCGGCTTCGGCATCACCGAGGCGATCTACCAGGAGTTGCTCGATGCCGGAGCGGACGCGATCACGCTCGGCAACCATGCCTGGAATCAGAAGGAGGCGCTGGTCTTCATCGAGCGCGCGCCGCGCCTGATCCGCCCGTTGAATTTTCCGCGCCATTCGCCCGGCCGCGGCGCGACGCTGGTCGATACCAAGAACGGCAAGCGCGCGCTCGTGCTCAATGCGATCGGTCGCGTGTTCATGGAGCCGTCGTCGAACGATCCATTCAGCGCGATCGACCGCGAGCTCGAGGCCTGCCCGTTGCGCGAGGGCGCCGATGCCATCGTGCTCGACTTCCACGCCGAGGCGACCAGCGAGAAGCAGGGCGTCGGCTTCTTCTGCGACGGCCGCGTCAGCCTCGTGGTCGGCACCCATACCCATGTGCCGACCGCCGATCATCAGGTGCTGCCCGGCGGCACCGCCTATATGAGCGATGCCGGCATGACCGGCGATTATGATTCGGTGATCGGCATGCAGAAGGAGGAGCCGTTGCAGCGCTTCCTCACCGGCATTCCGTCCGGCCGCTTCGAACCGGCCGGCGGCGTCGCGACGCTGAGCGGCATCGCGGTCGAGACCGACGATGCGACCGGGCTGGCGGTCAAGGTCGCGCCGGTGCGCGCCGGCGGCCGGCTCGAGCCCGCGGTGCCGGGGTTCTGGCTGAGCTAG
- a CDS encoding adenylate/guanylate cyclase domain-containing protein — MSERVERRLVALVAADVAGYSRLMGRDEERTLGDLKGARQTLVDPTVAACRGRIVKTTGDGMLVEFASAVDAARCAIEVQRGMTERNAAVPPDRRIEFRIGIHVGDIIIDSDDIFGDGVNIAARLEGMADPGGICISDDAHRQIRGKVDIDFGDMGSQSLKNIAEPMRVWQIRIGGEPGSQRSTVPSAPVEPLALPDRPSIAVLPFDNMSGDREQDYFADGMVEEIITALSRFKSLFVIARNSSFAYKNKAIDIKRVGRELGVRYVLEGSVRKAGNRVRITGQLIEAATGNHIWADRFDGELEDIFGLQDKVTSSVVGLIAPRLEQAEFERARHKPTEKLDSYDLYLRGMALIHQRASLSDAYELFKQAIALDPQFAAAHAILAWSWMARQATSGSPLDGPERLEAIRHARLASRLGEEDAFVQSTAGHVLTYLGHDYDLGSSMVEEAIALNPNLGFAWYSRGWVALMCGDTERAIGSFEHMMRLSPLDPLRISAWIGTSHAYFWLGRFEEGCEAARRSLRFNTNAHSLGAFIINAIRAGRTDEARKAIGRLLRIHPGFRTSHVSEAFPVRGAELRDQIGAALRDAGLPD, encoded by the coding sequence TTGTCCGAGCGCGTCGAACGTCGTTTGGTGGCCTTGGTGGCGGCGGATGTTGCCGGCTACAGCCGCCTGATGGGCCGCGACGAGGAGCGGACGCTTGGCGACCTGAAGGGCGCCCGCCAGACGCTGGTCGATCCGACCGTCGCGGCCTGCCGGGGCCGCATCGTCAAGACCACCGGCGACGGGATGCTGGTCGAGTTCGCCAGCGCTGTCGACGCGGCGCGCTGCGCCATCGAGGTGCAGCGGGGCATGACCGAACGCAACGCCGCGGTGCCACCCGATCGCAGGATCGAATTCCGCATCGGCATTCACGTCGGCGACATCATTATCGACAGCGACGATATCTTCGGCGACGGCGTCAACATCGCGGCGCGGCTCGAGGGGATGGCCGACCCCGGCGGAATTTGCATTTCGGACGATGCCCATCGGCAAATCCGGGGCAAGGTCGATATCGACTTCGGCGACATGGGCTCGCAGTCGCTGAAGAACATCGCCGAGCCGATGCGCGTATGGCAGATTCGGATCGGCGGCGAGCCCGGCTCGCAGCGCTCGACGGTGCCGTCAGCGCCAGTCGAGCCGCTTGCGCTGCCGGACCGGCCATCGATCGCGGTGCTGCCGTTCGACAACATGAGCGGGGATCGCGAGCAGGATTACTTTGCCGACGGCATGGTCGAGGAGATCATCACCGCGCTGTCGCGGTTCAAGTCATTGTTCGTCATCGCGCGAAATTCGAGCTTTGCCTACAAGAACAAGGCGATCGACATCAAGCGCGTCGGCCGCGAGCTCGGCGTCCGCTACGTGCTGGAAGGCAGCGTGCGCAAGGCCGGCAACCGGGTCCGCATCACCGGTCAGTTGATCGAGGCGGCGACCGGCAACCACATCTGGGCCGATCGGTTCGATGGCGAGCTCGAAGATATTTTTGGCCTGCAGGACAAGGTGACCTCGAGCGTCGTCGGCCTGATCGCGCCCAGGCTCGAGCAGGCCGAGTTCGAGCGGGCACGGCACAAGCCGACTGAAAAGCTCGACAGCTACGACCTCTACCTGCGCGGCATGGCGCTGATTCATCAGCGCGCATCGCTCAGCGACGCCTACGAGCTGTTCAAGCAGGCGATCGCGCTCGATCCGCAGTTCGCCGCGGCGCATGCGATCCTGGCGTGGAGCTGGATGGCCCGGCAGGCCACCAGCGGCTCACCGCTCGACGGCCCGGAGCGGCTCGAGGCAATCAGGCATGCGCGGCTGGCTTCGCGGCTCGGCGAGGAAGATGCCTTCGTGCAGTCGACCGCGGGCCATGTGCTGACCTATCTCGGACACGATTACGACCTCGGCTCGTCGATGGTCGAGGAAGCGATCGCGCTCAATCCCAATCTCGGCTTCGCCTGGTATTCGCGCGGCTGGGTCGCGCTGATGTGCGGCGATACGGAGCGCGCGATCGGGAGCTTTGAGCACATGATGCGGCTCAGCCCGCTCGATCCGCTGCGGATCAGCGCCTGGATCGGGACCTCGCATGCCTACTTCTGGCTGGGACGTTTCGAAGAGGGCTGCGAGGCCGCGCGGCGATCGCTGCGCTTCAACACCAACGCGCATTCATTGGGCGCCTTCATCATCAACGCGATCCGCGCCGGCCGGACCGATGAGGCGCGCAAGGCGATCGGGCGGCTGTTGCGGATTCATCCGGGCTTCCGCACCTCGCATGTCAGCGAAGCGTTTCCGGTGCGCGGTGCCGAACTGCGCGACCAGATCGGCGCGGCGCTGCGCGACGCGGGATTGCCGGATTAA